One Calditrichota bacterium genomic region harbors:
- a CDS encoding radical SAM protein yields MIIENLKYATRIFRNRPILCNYYVTYRCNARCVFCDFWQRRNYKQIPDASLEDVVRNLRELRKFGIIFVDFTGGEPLLNKNLPHMLEEAKRLKLITSVTTNTLLYPSRAEEIRGLVDILHFSLDSLNPVIHDRLRGVPVFDRVMESISIAKSLGEQPDLLFTITEQNYREFPEMVKFAQTQKLMLVTNPVFPYFGNAGITEKALQFVETFHNQPYVYINRAFHRFIRAGGNRVEAPRCRGVSATVVISPQNELLLPCFHHRNQAVPIGSSLARALQSPQRIKALRRQGTYPFCKNCTINCYFDPSFLYKRDVYFFESFLPKIKYWFDKTIRRKITFSGRNST; encoded by the coding sequence ATGATTATCGAAAATCTAAAATACGCCACCCGTATTTTTCGGAACCGTCCCATTCTCTGCAATTATTACGTTACCTATCGCTGCAATGCCCGGTGCGTATTTTGCGACTTCTGGCAGCGCCGCAACTACAAGCAAATCCCTGATGCGTCGCTGGAGGATGTGGTTCGTAATCTTCGGGAGCTGCGCAAATTTGGAATTATTTTTGTTGATTTTACGGGCGGGGAACCCCTTTTAAATAAGAACCTGCCGCATATGCTGGAGGAAGCCAAACGACTAAAATTGATCACCAGCGTAACCACAAACACCCTGCTTTACCCTTCCCGGGCAGAAGAAATTCGGGGCCTTGTGGATATTCTGCATTTCTCCCTGGATTCTTTGAATCCGGTTATCCACGACCGGCTCCGGGGCGTGCCTGTATTTGACCGGGTGATGGAGAGCATTTCGATTGCCAAAAGTCTGGGGGAGCAACCTGACCTTCTTTTTACCATTACCGAACAGAATTACCGGGAATTCCCTGAGATGGTAAAATTCGCCCAGACCCAGAAACTCATGCTCGTCACAAACCCGGTGTTCCCCTATTTTGGGAATGCGGGTATCACGGAAAAGGCACTCCAATTTGTCGAAACCTTTCACAATCAGCCGTATGTTTACATAAACCGGGCCTTTCATCGGTTTATTCGGGCAGGCGGAAATCGGGTTGAGGCTCCCCGGTGCCGGGGGGTTTCGGCAACTGTTGTCATATCGCCTCAAAATGAACTGCTTCTACCCTGTTTTCACCACAGGAACCAGGCTGTTCCCATTGGCTCGTCACTGGCACGGGCTCTTCAATCGCCACAAAGAATAAAGGCGCTGCGCCGTCAGGGCACATATCCCTTCTGTAAAAATTGTACCATTAATTGCTATTTTGATCCCTCTTTTCTCTACAAGCGCGATGTCTATTTTTTCGAAAGTTTTCTTCCGAAAATTAAATATTGGTTTGATAAAACCATTCGGCGAAAGATCACTTTTTCGGGGAGGAACTCCACATGA
- a CDS encoding glycosyltransferase gives MIGHWTIDSLVCLYLIMGLLLLAGTFLKQTRFRHVVHPEVTIILTARNEEPNLPRFLESLLELSFPRQHLQVILVDDRSSDRTGEIFDELASRYSHIQALHITEINNYLSGKENAIHRAMEIATGEFILFTDADCILNKHWVENMLAYFDEDTGIVCGQTYLASRHGRHTLWEGIQALDWAYLLTAAAGATGLGKPSSCIGNNMALRKKVYFQVGGYPHIGFTVTEDFALLQRVCDRTNWDIRFPIHPETTVVSYPEPTLKDFFHQRKRWVVGGKTVRFFGLLLMLVSFLNHLLLPIALFFPGFYTTATFGLFLIFLMDFILLLRTLIPNRKLGLLSFFPFFELFYFLYTTLFAFLGFSDSVHWKNDHYTGNSKRT, from the coding sequence ATGATTGGGCATTGGACCATTGACAGCCTCGTCTGCCTCTATTTAATTATGGGTCTGCTTTTGCTGGCGGGTACCTTCTTAAAACAAACTCGTTTTCGGCACGTGGTCCATCCGGAGGTCACAATCATTCTGACGGCGCGCAATGAGGAACCCAATTTACCCCGATTTCTGGAGTCCCTTCTTGAGCTCTCCTTTCCCAGGCAGCACCTGCAGGTGATTTTGGTGGATGACCGCTCCTCGGATCGGACCGGAGAAATCTTTGACGAACTGGCCTCCCGCTACTCGCATATTCAGGCCCTCCACATCACGGAAATCAACAATTACCTTTCGGGAAAAGAAAATGCCATTCACAGGGCCATGGAAATCGCAACCGGAGAATTCATTCTTTTTACCGATGCCGATTGCATCCTTAACAAACACTGGGTCGAAAATATGCTGGCGTATTTTGACGAGGACACCGGGATTGTCTGCGGGCAGACCTACCTGGCCTCCAGGCATGGCCGACACACGCTCTGGGAGGGAATTCAGGCACTTGACTGGGCATATCTGCTTACAGCCGCTGCCGGCGCCACAGGGCTGGGCAAGCCCTCCAGTTGTATCGGCAACAACATGGCCCTTCGAAAAAAAGTCTATTTTCAGGTGGGCGGCTATCCGCATATTGGCTTTACCGTAACCGAAGACTTTGCCCTTCTTCAGCGTGTATGTGATCGGACCAATTGGGATATCCGGTTCCCCATTCACCCGGAAACAACCGTCGTAAGCTACCCGGAACCTACACTTAAGGATTTTTTCCACCAGCGGAAACGCTGGGTGGTAGGCGGAAAAACCGTTCGATTTTTCGGGCTTCTTCTGATGCTCGTCAGTTTTCTGAACCATCTTCTTCTCCCAATTGCTCTTTTTTTCCCCGGTTTTTACACGACAGCCACATTTGGACTATTTTTAATTTTTTTAATGGATTTCATTCTGCTTTTGCGAACGTTAATTCCCAATCGAAAATTGGGTCTTCTGTCGTTTTTCCCATTTTTTGAATTGTTCTATTTTCTTTACACGACCCTTTTTGCTTTTCTGGGATTTTCAGATTCCGTTCATTGGAAAAATGACCACTACACCGGCAATTCCAAACGAACATGA
- a CDS encoding polysaccharide deacetylase family protein, translated as MNYTVLIPLIENLFPWVTFRVPAEGKVVFLTFDDGPDPHTTPRVLEYLRKFNATATFFVRGQHIPLAPGLLVQIKKEGHAIGNHGFSHISLWTQKRRTILEEIRKTNQFIEKSCGIRPGLFRPPYGRFRPGFRGLLKSLEMQLILWSIDSRDYVKGESAQSIVRNVLFAAKPGAVILLHDAGENSRNTLQALPSLLVSLQNQGYQFASLKNYLSQTEPGEDSK; from the coding sequence ATGAATTACACGGTATTAATTCCTCTCATCGAAAACCTGTTTCCATGGGTAACCTTCCGGGTTCCGGCAGAGGGAAAGGTCGTTTTTCTCACATTTGACGACGGCCCCGATCCTCACACCACACCACGGGTTTTGGAGTATTTGAGAAAATTTAATGCGACAGCCACTTTTTTTGTCAGGGGACAGCATATTCCACTGGCACCCGGTCTTTTGGTTCAAATTAAAAAAGAGGGCCATGCCATTGGGAATCATGGCTTCAGTCATATATCGCTCTGGACTCAAAAACGGCGGACCATTCTGGAAGAAATCCGAAAGACGAACCAATTCATCGAAAAGAGCTGCGGGATCAGGCCGGGCCTTTTCCGGCCGCCATACGGAAGGTTTCGTCCCGGGTTCAGGGGACTGCTCAAATCGCTTGAGATGCAACTGATTCTCTGGTCAATTGATTCGAGGGACTACGTAAAGGGCGAATCGGCGCAATCCATCGTCCGAAATGTTCTCTTTGCTGCCAAACCGGGAGCGGTCATTCTGCTTCACGATGCCGGAGAAAACAGCCGAAATACTCTTCAGGCTCTTCCGTCTCTCCTGGTCAGTCTTCAAAACCAGGGGTACCAGTTTGCTTCACTGAAGAATTATCTTTCCCAAACAGAACCCGGGGAGGATTCCAAATGA
- a CDS encoding glycosyltransferase, translated as MTYFIHSLLLFLGLIYIYKIGTYFLGLLRLTPGTSEAKPTFQVLIPARNEEDTIASCLNSILNQTYSKDRYKVAVIDDHSTDRTSEIVEKFVQNYPGRVQLFHYQKNHPHKAYKKAAIQYGIEHTQGEIIATIDADCVAQPTWLEGIARHYDDDVGMVSGYILIHPAFEKTLFHKIQSLEFLGLVTTGAGAIGIGHPVISNGANLSYRRRVFEEVDGFRDIDNVPSGDDDLLMQKIHHLTSWRIRFAIEKNTNTYTRPVETLKAFLNQRTRWASKSAHYRQKSLVAFLVSVYLYYFLLFLWPVWLLLGGAWDVLLLGFLLKWGVDYLVTQKGAAFTRRKDLLKYFLFAQFFQIPYILWVGAKGLTGHYEWKGRQNNSRD; from the coding sequence ATGACGTATTTTATCCATTCACTTCTCCTTTTTTTAGGCCTGATTTACATCTACAAAATCGGTACCTATTTTTTGGGACTTCTGAGACTCACCCCCGGCACCTCTGAGGCAAAACCTACCTTCCAGGTACTTATTCCGGCAAGAAACGAGGAGGATACCATTGCTTCCTGCCTGAATTCAATCCTGAATCAAACCTATTCCAAGGACCGTTACAAAGTTGCCGTGATCGACGATCACTCCACCGACCGGACAAGCGAAATCGTGGAAAAATTTGTGCAGAACTATCCCGGACGCGTACAATTGTTCCACTATCAAAAAAATCATCCTCACAAAGCGTACAAAAAAGCAGCCATTCAGTACGGCATTGAACATACACAGGGCGAAATCATTGCCACTATTGATGCCGATTGTGTGGCGCAGCCCACCTGGCTGGAAGGGATAGCCCGGCATTATGACGACGATGTGGGGATGGTTTCGGGGTACATCTTAATCCACCCTGCTTTCGAAAAAACGCTCTTTCACAAAATTCAATCCCTCGAATTTCTGGGATTGGTTACAACGGGCGCCGGCGCCATTGGCATTGGGCATCCCGTGATTAGTAATGGGGCCAATTTAAGTTATCGAAGGCGTGTTTTTGAAGAAGTGGACGGGTTCAGGGACATCGACAATGTCCCTTCGGGGGATGATGATCTGTTGATGCAAAAGATCCACCACCTAACCTCTTGGCGCATCCGGTTTGCAATCGAAAAAAATACCAACACTTACACGCGACCCGTCGAAACGCTGAAGGCCTTCCTGAATCAGCGCACCCGTTGGGCGAGCAAAAGTGCGCATTATCGGCAAAAATCGCTGGTGGCCTTTTTGGTTTCGGTCTATTTGTATTATTTTCTTCTTTTTCTCTGGCCCGTTTGGCTTCTCTTGGGGGGTGCTTGGGATGTTCTGCTTCTGGGATTCTTGCTAAAGTGGGGAGTTGACTATCTGGTTACGCAGAAAGGGGCTGCATTTACGCGAAGAAAAGATTTGTTAAAATATTTTCTATTTGCCCAATTTTTTCAAATTCCCTATATTTTATGGGTAGGTGCCAAAGGGTTAACCGGGCATTACGAATGGAAGGGAAGACAAAATAACTCCAGAGACTGA
- a CDS encoding flippase-like domain-containing protein yields MLSKKTFWGLKIALAGLILGVLVWSIKPAQIWQAFQSAKFSLILLALFLMPLNLGIQIYKWYYIVRWILPKTRFREAAHTFLISLAIGFTTPGRVGEYSRAFFVKGTDWVTAMGVVAIDKIYTLLIITAVGGWTSVALLLQFHPLKFLTPAMGWILDALFAGLLLSLIFPRWFRSLAIKIGGHFPQTHPLHRLIVGLEFLTNRRGRTVFFLSLTAYLIFSLQFFILINAFEKTPFHIGGLVIPTVFFAKTLVPISIADIGVREGFSVFLFKRFSISASAAFNGPILLFVINLLIPGLIGVYYLIQEKHPAKENR; encoded by the coding sequence ATGCTGAGTAAAAAAACATTCTGGGGATTAAAAATTGCGCTTGCCGGTCTCATTTTGGGTGTGCTGGTCTGGAGTATCAAGCCTGCTCAAATCTGGCAGGCCTTCCAGTCGGCCAAATTCTCTCTCATTCTCCTGGCACTTTTTTTAATGCCCCTCAACCTGGGCATACAAATTTACAAATGGTATTACATTGTTCGATGGATTTTGCCCAAAACCCGCTTCCGCGAGGCCGCCCACACGTTTTTAATCAGCCTGGCCATCGGATTTACCACACCCGGCCGGGTGGGCGAATATTCCAGGGCCTTTTTCGTAAAGGGTACCGATTGGGTTACAGCAATGGGCGTGGTCGCCATCGACAAAATTTACACACTCCTCATTATTACCGCAGTGGGCGGCTGGACGTCGGTCGCACTCCTTTTGCAATTCCATCCCTTGAAATTCCTGACCCCCGCCATGGGTTGGATCCTGGACGCTCTGTTTGCAGGGCTTCTCCTCTCTCTCATTTTTCCCCGATGGTTTCGATCACTGGCCATAAAGATTGGGGGACACTTTCCACAAACGCATCCGCTTCATCGCCTGATCGTTGGGTTGGAATTTCTGACTAACCGGCGCGGGAGGACCGTTTTCTTTTTATCCCTCACCGCGTACTTGATTTTTTCCCTTCAATTTTTTATCTTAATAAACGCTTTTGAAAAAACCCCTTTTCACATCGGGGGACTGGTGATTCCAACCGTCTTTTTTGCAAAAACGCTTGTGCCCATTTCGATTGCGGACATTGGCGTTCGGGAGGGATTTTCAGTTTTCTTGTTTAAAAGGTTTTCAATTTCTGCCTCGGCTGCTTTTAACGGCCCGATCTTATTATTTGTGATTAATCTGCTGATCCCGGGTCTCATTGGGGTTTATTACTTAATTCAGGAAAAACACCCGGCAAAGGAAAACCGATGA
- a CDS encoding glycosyltransferase: MAGFLVIIFLMYTGWVLFLMRGQIAIFQTTQPNNPFVSVIVAAHNEESHLEALLASLQKQTYPAEQFEIILADDRSTDGTSRILKAWQKKLANLRVVRIDTLSARMPAKKFALTRGIQTSRGEILLFTDADCLPDSAWISTTLSYFTDDTGLVVGFAPLRAARKNLLSRLLEIESVYNSLVARAGLAWNIPMTATGRNLAYRKSVFNQVGGFEAISHSISGDDDLFLHLVHKQTRDKMVFANHPGSTVLSFPPSSWKHFFRQRMRHLSAGKYYNPLSQLLYGFFHLSNTLLLLSPIFLFWNKQVPLILALLLAKFSMDVFLLVTFQKSFKYKTSLYLLVFWEYFYLAEVWVIGILSRIFPVTWKEPQTPRAHAE; this comes from the coding sequence ATGGCAGGTTTTCTCGTGATTATTTTCTTAATGTATACCGGGTGGGTTCTCTTTCTGATGCGGGGTCAGATTGCTATTTTTCAAACGACTCAACCAAACAATCCGTTTGTTTCCGTTATCGTGGCCGCACACAATGAGGAAAGTCATCTGGAGGCCCTGCTTGCCTCTCTTCAAAAACAGACCTACCCGGCCGAGCAATTTGAAATTATCCTTGCAGACGACCGGTCAACCGACGGGACCAGCCGCATTTTGAAAGCCTGGCAAAAGAAGCTGGCCAACCTGCGCGTGGTCCGGATTGACACCCTCTCTGCCCGCATGCCTGCCAAAAAGTTTGCACTCACTCGCGGAATTCAAACCAGTCGAGGGGAAATCTTGCTTTTCACCGACGCCGATTGCCTTCCGGACTCTGCCTGGATTTCAACCACCCTTTCCTATTTTACGGACGATACCGGCTTGGTGGTCGGTTTTGCACCGCTAAGGGCCGCTCGCAAAAACCTGCTCTCCCGGCTTCTGGAGATTGAAAGCGTTTACAACAGCCTGGTCGCCCGGGCGGGGCTGGCCTGGAATATTCCCATGACCGCCACAGGACGAAATCTCGCCTACCGGAAATCGGTCTTCAATCAGGTAGGGGGGTTTGAGGCCATTTCTCACTCCATTTCCGGAGATGACGATCTTTTTCTCCATCTGGTTCACAAACAAACACGTGATAAAATGGTATTTGCCAACCACCCCGGAAGCACGGTGCTGAGTTTTCCGCCCTCTTCATGGAAGCATTTTTTCCGGCAGCGAATGCGCCATCTTTCGGCCGGAAAATATTACAACCCCCTCTCTCAGCTTCTTTACGGATTTTTTCACCTGAGCAACACCTTGCTGCTGCTTTCCCCTATTTTTCTTTTCTGGAATAAGCAAGTACCCTTGATTCTTGCCCTTTTGTTGGCGAAATTTTCAATGGATGTTTTTCTGTTGGTCACCTTTCAAAAATCATTTAAATACAAAACCTCCCTTTACCTGCTTGTGTTCTGGGAATATTTTTATCTGGCCGAGGTCTGGGTGATTGGCATTTTGAGCCGTATTTTTCCGGTCACCTGGAAAGAACCCCAAACACCGCGTGCCCATGCTGAGTAA
- a CDS encoding endonuclease III — protein MNFNQGKHVENSGWKLTVITEKLEGCFGEPFRPERAPALDTLIETILSQNTSDHNRNLAFRRLKERFPDWDAVENAPVDAVEEAIRPAGLARQKAPRIKHILKWLRETRGALNLDFICKESPEEALTVLTKLKGVGVKTVYVVLLFSCGKDVFPVDTHIHRIARRVGLISEKTSAAQAHQLLGKWVPKGKAFSLHINLLKLGRTICKARQPKCDECPIREVCDHYQSIVNQFEDSH, from the coding sequence ATGAACTTCAATCAGGGAAAGCATGTGGAAAATTCCGGCTGGAAACTGACGGTCATTACAGAAAAACTTGAGGGCTGCTTTGGCGAGCCCTTTCGGCCCGAAAGGGCACCAGCTCTGGATACCCTTATTGAAACCATTCTCTCCCAGAATACGAGTGACCACAACCGTAATTTGGCGTTTCGGAGACTTAAAGAGAGATTTCCCGATTGGGACGCGGTTGAAAACGCTCCGGTAGATGCTGTTGAAGAAGCCATTCGTCCTGCGGGATTGGCCCGGCAAAAAGCGCCCCGGATAAAGCACATTTTGAAATGGCTGAGAGAAACGCGCGGCGCCCTAAATTTGGATTTTATTTGTAAGGAATCCCCGGAGGAGGCGCTCACGGTTCTGACAAAATTGAAGGGAGTGGGGGTTAAAACCGTCTATGTGGTGCTTTTATTTTCTTGCGGAAAGGATGTTTTCCCCGTGGATACACATATTCATCGGATTGCCAGGCGCGTTGGCCTTATTTCGGAAAAAACATCGGCTGCACAAGCGCACCAACTTCTGGGAAAATGGGTTCCCAAAGGAAAGGCGTTCTCTCTTCACATCAATTTACTAAAACTGGGGCGGACCATTTGCAAGGCCCGCCAACCGAAATGCGACGAGTGCCCCATTCGGGAGGTTTGCGACCATTACCAATCAATTGTTAATCAGTTCGAGGATTCTCACTAA
- a CDS encoding thioredoxin family protein, protein MKNIESHEDFLETVQKHAAVLAYFSTPTCNVCKALLPKVKNLKEEFPRTKFVYVNTEEITETAGQHLVFTVPTILIFNEGREVSRFSRHFGMDDLVRILELINN, encoded by the coding sequence ATGAAAAATATTGAATCCCATGAGGACTTTTTGGAAACCGTTCAAAAACATGCCGCCGTTTTGGCCTATTTTTCAACACCAACCTGTAATGTCTGCAAGGCCTTGCTGCCAAAGGTCAAAAATCTGAAGGAAGAATTCCCGCGCACAAAATTCGTGTACGTCAACACGGAGGAAATTACCGAGACGGCCGGGCAGCATCTGGTATTTACCGTTCCGACTATCTTAATCTTCAATGAAGGCCGGGAGGTTTCCCGCTTCAGCCGGCATTTTGGCATGGATGACTTAGTGAGAATCCTCGAACTGATTAACAATTGA